A genomic window from Deltaproteobacteria bacterium GWC2_65_14 includes:
- a CDS encoding radical SAM protein has product MYFDTHAHLDLAPLCHEEEKVVRRAREAGVSHIVTIGIDAERSETAIAIAHRHAGVYASVGLHPHDASGCSDAELERLDRLSRCDKVVAIGETGLDFFRDRSPRERQRAAFREQIRLARRRNLPVIVHDRDAHDEVLAILAEEKADETGGIIHCFSGDLAMAQKASRLNFLVSIPGAITYRGAEAQVDAVRSLPLERLLIETDCPFLAPVPHRGKTNEPAYVPLVAQRIAEIKGLSPEDVGRVTSLNAKRIFRIPADEEVRVAYRIRNSLYLNITNRCTNACVFCAKRSDFHVKGHFLKLPGEPGVAEVLAEAGDPAPYDEVVFCGFGEPLLRLEEMKTIAKTLKGRGARIRVNTDGLGNLVHGRNILPELSGLVDALSVSLNAPDARTYAKFCPSRYGEASHPAILDFLREAVRHIPSVSATAVALPGLDHEAVRRLAESIPGVSFRLRSYDEVG; this is encoded by the coding sequence ATGTACTTTGATACCCACGCGCATCTGGACCTTGCCCCCCTGTGCCACGAGGAGGAGAAGGTGGTGCGCCGCGCCCGGGAGGCGGGGGTTTCCCACATCGTCACGATCGGGATCGACGCGGAGCGGTCGGAAACGGCGATCGCGATCGCCCACCGGCACGCCGGCGTCTACGCATCGGTCGGGCTGCACCCGCACGACGCCTCCGGCTGCTCCGACGCGGAGCTGGAGCGGCTCGACCGGCTCTCCCGGTGCGACAAGGTGGTCGCGATCGGGGAGACGGGGCTCGACTTCTTCCGGGACCGGTCGCCCCGGGAGCGCCAGCGCGCCGCCTTCCGGGAGCAGATCCGCCTCGCCCGCCGCAGGAACCTCCCCGTCATCGTCCACGACCGCGACGCCCACGACGAGGTGCTCGCCATCCTGGCGGAGGAGAAGGCGGACGAGACGGGCGGGATCATCCACTGTTTCTCCGGGGACCTGGCCATGGCGCAAAAGGCCTCCCGTCTGAACTTCCTCGTCTCGATCCCGGGAGCGATCACCTACCGCGGGGCCGAAGCGCAGGTCGACGCGGTACGCAGCCTTCCCCTGGAGCGGCTGCTCATCGAGACCGATTGCCCCTTCCTGGCGCCGGTCCCGCACCGGGGGAAGACGAACGAGCCGGCCTACGTCCCTCTGGTGGCGCAGCGGATCGCGGAGATCAAGGGGCTGTCGCCGGAGGACGTGGGCCGGGTCACATCGCTGAACGCGAAGAGGATCTTCCGGATCCCCGCCGACGAGGAGGTCCGCGTCGCCTACCGGATCCGCAACTCCCTCTATCTCAACATCACGAACCGCTGCACGAACGCCTGCGTCTTCTGCGCGAAGCGAAGCGACTTCCACGTCAAGGGGCACTTCCTGAAGCTTCCGGGAGAGCCGGGCGTGGCGGAGGTCCTGGCGGAAGCGGGCGACCCGGCGCCCTACGACGAGGTCGTCTTCTGCGGATTCGGGGAGCCGCTGCTGCGGCTCGAAGAGATGAAAACGATCGCGAAAACGCTCAAAGGCCGGGGAGCCAGGATCCGGGTGAACACCGACGGGCTGGGAAACCTCGTGCACGGGCGCAACATTCTCCCGGAGCTTTCGGGACTGGTGGACGCCCTCTCCGTGTCGCTGAACGCCCCGGACGCGCGGACCTACGCGAAGTTCTGCCCGAGCCGGTACGGGGAGGCCTCCCATCCCGCGATCCTCGACTTTCTCCGGGAGGCGGTGCGTCACATCCCCTCGGTGTCCGCCACC